TCAGGATTTAGTGTTTAATTTTTAGCCTGGTGATATGAATTATACTTTAGAAATAACTGTGGCATAAGCCCTTCCCTTACAGCTATTCCTATGACAGGTTACTAGCACGAGCATTGCCTACAACTGCACTGTTTTCAACAATGTACAGCTGCATGGAAAAGGTTAGAAGGTGTCTTTCCTTCTGAGACATAATCACTTGGGACTAAAGAGGTTTAGAACTTACAAATGTACCAAAACTGAGAAAGTTTTCTGGGTGGGGAATAATAATACCTGCATGTTATCATATTGTtaacaggttgggcaaaaagaaaaaaaacaccaaaccaaacacaagaaCTGAGATTTGAGGAGTAGTAGCATAGCTGACTAAGCAGTGTCAATAGTGATTGTGCAGGTTTAGTGGTGGAGAAAGTTTGGTCAAACTGTGTAAGTCAACTACAGAGAAACTGTTCCTTCAAACACTAAAACCTAATTAGGACATAGCACTAGAGGCAGTATTGTAGGGGGTCACAACATAATGTCTAGGTACTACTCGACTGTCAAtgggaaatgctgttttcaaacCAGTCACAGTTTGCAAAACGAAGATGTAAGGATTTGAACACCATTCCTACATCACAATCAGAGCACTAAGAAACAGATACTAATTACAAACAATCTTCTCATTCTTGAACACTTTCAGCTCATTCCTTTTGCACTAAAGTTTAAATTACTTACGTTTGCCATATTCCCAATGTAACAGAGGCCAGCCACAATAATCCAACAATAAAGAATTTGGGCAGATAGAAAGTTAAGCACTTCCTTTCCCCCTGTTGAGAAAACAGCACTGTGGTGAAGGAGTGAACCCACATTTGAGATTACATTCAGTCTTGACAGAATAAAGTAACTATCATCTTTGTTTCATTCAACATGAACTAGTTCAAGAGACTCATTTCACCTGCACAGGTGAAAAGTACAAAAGTACTGTACAGAAGTACATAAAATTGTATCATCATTTGTGAAAATAAGatgctgcaaatttgcagcatCCCATTTATAAGGTCCCACATATTTCACTGAAACTGCAATATGGGAATATGCTCCAAAATTCATATTTATCTTACGCAGTAAGATAAATATGAATGGTTTAAACTATGGTTTAAACTAAACAATGGTTTAAACTAAACAATCAACCATCACATATAACAACAAAACCCTTCCAGCAAGAACAAAGCGTAATGGCATCATAATTCTGAAGACTATCTTGCAACAGTTTAGAGTGGACTGTACCATCTATCTCATTTAGGCATGGTAGCCCCAAGACAAGCTACTTCACCACAAATCCTTTTCACTCCAAAGCCTCGTGTGTCACACTGTACtttaagaatgaaataaatgtctcttctctaaaaatttggtttcatttctgtCACCTTTTGAAAGAACTGATAAAACAAGTACTGCCTTCTCAATGAGTACTCTTACCTGTACTCTTATACCATGGTAGACGCAAAGCCAGAACAGTAACAATGCACACAGAAACAGTGACTGGAATAGATCATCCAGCATCCCGGGGAACCAGCTGTTCaccagaaaagaaagggggaaaaatggaTCTGTAACAAAATAAGGGCAAACCAAAAAGttaagcaagggaaaaaaacccccagtCTTTCCATTATGAAAAGTAAAGCAGAATGTACTTCAGAGGAACAAAACCCCCTAGATCTTTCAAATTATACCAGTAAATTAAATTTGCCATGTCTTGAAgaaatttacacagaaaatgGTGCCTCCAGCAGCAATCCTCTGTGCTGTAGAAATAACCTGAAATGGTCCCAACATGTCTACAAGATTTCAAGTTTTATTAGACTTTCTACTAAATCACTTTTGGTGATGAGCTACAAAATCATCATAGAATGACCAAGAGGCAAATGTTATTTTGGTACTGCTAGAGAGTGCTAGAATTTAATGTGGTTATTGGACTAAAAGTAGCCTCCCATTTTTAACTATAGTGCAAGTAtctgcaaaatgaagaaataagacTTAGCAAACAGACACTGCGTTGCTGTATGAAAAGTTCAGGATGGTTCCAGCCACCTATTTCAACTGAAGCTTTACACAGGTAAAGTTGACATGTGCATgactgaaaagaatgaaatccACCTACTCATTATGGCCTTGAATTTGACATACTTAAAGCTtagggttttggttggttggttggtttttaattagttttctgAAGCATTATAAAGAGCTGCTAGTAAGTTCAAAGCCTGATTTCATTTTATCTTCCCTCTCTCTCATGCACtctttggttttttctttttattttcctttgttaaaaAAGGAGCTTtcctaaaaaaaatccaggatACAAGTACCATTGTAAAGtagcaggaggggaaggaggatggACATCCACTTCTGTTCAATACCCCAGTCTCTCATGGAGAATTTCCGCAGGGAATGTGCAAACAGACACTATAAAACAACAGATTTGTAAGGAAGGAATACAGCCTTAGTGGTTTAACCAGAGTAAAGAGAGAACACAGCACTTGCAAAAGCTACTTCACTTTGCCACTGACAACACTGTAAACCAGAAGCTATCTCTTCTACTTCTGCTTCAAGTTTGGTGGCTTACCCAATGCAAATTACTTAATCTTTCAAGCAAACTGAGAAGGAAACCAGCTAGTACTGTGCAAAGCACCAGTGTGTGAAAAAAGTTGCCTGATTACTGGTCACACAGTCCTGACAATTTCCACTTAAGCTCACTTTCTAAAAGAAACAGATTCCACATCACATCCAGAGTTACCTGCTGAGGGACATCTCCTGTGTGAGGAAAATGTAAGTTTTCACTGCTTCAGTGTCCCTGCTctgaaaattctgtattttagaCGTTACGGGtttgtaggtttttttcccACAAATGCTTCTTTTCCAGGGCCAAGCAAGGTTGAAGGGGAGAGATAATCTAAATCATAGCATAATTTAGGTTgcaagggacctctggaggtaATCTGGCCTATCCTCACACTCAAGGCAGTTACAACTTCAAAGTTCGATTAAGGTTATATTCAACTGAGTTTTGCTCATTTTCAGAGACAGAGAGGCCAAGCTCTGGGCCTGACTGTCCTgcaataagatttttttttaacatctaatCACAGTTTCCTTTGTTTAGGCAAAATTCTGTCAAATTTAAAATCAGAGTTTAGAAAAACAAGTTTTCCCATTTATCCATTTTCTTCATGTCCCTTCAATGCCACTtgtaaaaacataaaagcagcAACTATGTACATATTGTAGAAACATTTTGTACACCCATTCAGTGGTATCTCAAGTCTGCTGCCTGGGGTTAAGTTACTAAACGCAGCGCTACAAAGCAGTGTTATCAGCTGCCGACATAATATACtccagaaaaactgaaataaaatcttaccGTGACCATGAAAGTAAGAACTACAAAGACAAATCGGAACCATATTTCCACTTGTGAAAAAGTTGGATTGTAGGTCTTCCACtatgagaaaacagaacagcCCAATGAACACTGTTTAGACAGTACAAACATCAATAATTAACATTCTGCAGATACTGAAAAGTTCTCTggcttttcaaaactgaaagatATAATTAAATTCCACCATATCACCATGGAAAGACAAAGATAAATTCATACCATAGCGCTATCTGATGAAAAGATAACCAAAGCAGCTAGtatccttccttctcttttaccTCGCCACTTTGTAACAAGTGTACTGTCACACATTAAAGCACTTTTCAGGACAAAAAGGGTATTGTTCATTGATTTCAATTATGCTTCTGTTAAAAGTCTGAATGCCAATAATTGAGTAAATCCAGTACGTTCTTTATTACCAAGGTCAGATGCATAAATGGATGATGAAGAGGTTGATAAGGTACAGGCACACTTTCTGTAAtaagtttgttttcttaaagattATTCTCTTaattcagaaatggaaaaaaaaaagaaaatcaagttaCAGAAGAATAAATGAGCCAACcagaaataaacttttttcaTAGGCTAAGGAGGAAAAGCTCCTTCTCCTCTAATCATGAGAAGGGCACAAACACTAATGATGTCAGTTTGCATAAACTCTGCTCTGTTGATAATTTAGCTCATACCGGGCACacttctcttttgaagccaCTTTTGAAATGTAAACTCCTGTGTACAACATATGCTCTGCCCATCTAAACAATAAGCTCTGTCTTTCAACGTATTATGTCTGTCAATCTCTTTTTAAATCACAAATGTAGAATGAAAATTACATGTACAGAATCCATTATAAAGAAGGTGAACCCTGATTTCAACTGAGCTCACCATAAACCattataataatgaaataaactgACAATTTTAGTtgctgcaggaaagcagagctttgggtttgtttttttggggcTTGTGCACAAGTCTGCCGTAGAGGTGGCCTGCAAAGCAAGGTAATAAACCATACAATTTGTCCTGTTTGAAATCTGCAATTAAGCAAAGGGTTTGTCAGTGGTTTGTTTCTCCTTAGAACTTATTATTATGTGCTTTATGTGCTGgaaatattacaaatattatTATTCAGGAAGTTCATTTAGTATATGAAAAACACTTTTGCTTTACAGTAAGATTTTTTGCTTGCTACCTGCTCTGACATACCAAATGTTGCATACAGGTAGATTATACCATAGTAACCTGCATTATAAATTGTGTTTAATTCCATTGTCTCCCATATAAATGTGTCTAAACTTCTTTCTGAAGCTAGCCAGTGCACACTGATGAGGTAGCTGTTTTAGAAGCATCTTTAGCGCTACTGAGCTACTTATTCCACTAGGGATTATTTTagtgaattattttaatagccTGCTTATTTTAGCTACGTAAACATTTTCTCGTCATCATAAgcacagccaaaaaaaaaaaaccaaaacaactctTCATGTATCTTTGTGTTTGCTAAATATTTCTACCCCACACTTTTGTAAAGGTTGGAAAATGTTGCTAATTCAAATGCAGCTAcaggaaatgctgaaaaagaTACCGTGCTTTAGAGAGCCAACATCCTTATaagcaaatgcagaaaactGGATGTTCTAGTCTAGCTTGCCTAGTGTTAAAAATATCCCCCAGGAATCAGACTAAATTTATCTCCtccagaaaacagcattaacagttctggaagaaaaatctttccttaTAAAAAAACTGGTCTAGACCCTTATTAACTGCAAACACTGTAACAGTTCAGCCACTGAATATTAATTGTGACGCATCTTTATATTTATCTTCAAAAATGAGATAACTTtttgttatagaatcatagaatcaactaggatggaaaagacctttaagattatcaagtccaaccattaccccaggactgccaagtcctccactaaaccatatcactgagggtCTTATAATTAAAGCAGACTTCCATGGCATTAGTAATTAATGAGATTTCTTTTGCTAATATAAAACTTTATACTTACTGTGAAAGTAATATTCTGGATGTACGTTAACTTGTTTAGATCTTCAAAGCTAACAAATATGTTGTACTGAGTGTAGTTCAAGTAGCCAAGGTGAGCAACAATGatttcactgcatttctgtGAATGCATACATAGAATAGTATGTAAAAACCTTCAATTTATTCCAGAATATGCACTATAAGTATAGGTTGAGAATTTGTTTCTAAACAGTCAGATATTGATAATATTTATTACATGCCTTGACAATCTTCATCAGAAGACCCAAACCAGACACACAGATAACAAACTTCTTGAAAGATACCAGACAAAGCAGAATGAACTGATAAAGTCAGTCAGCAGGATCAAAGGTTGAACTGATAAACAAGGCTAGCTTTCCACTTAAGCTGGTGACAGCAGCTGCTTGCAGTACTAGGAAGGATCTGAATAACTGTCAGTCAAGTTCTAAGCCACTGGATTGTGAAATGAGGCTATCTTGTAGTAATTTGTTTCTACAATTTAacaagaggaaggagaaaacccAACCATATTTCTCTCTTGGCTGTGTGTAATTAAATCTAAAGGAAATCTACTCAtcagtttctgcagctttcatatatatatgtgtatacatatataaaatcaaaatattttatttacccTATATGCTTATCACAGAAAACTTCAGCTATGCCCCCGGAGAAGCCATTTTGGATGTCTGAACTtaaaaatttcagtgaaaattaaacTAGAAATTCACATTTCTTCACAGATGGCAAGAAATCTGGCTTTTTTAGAACACAGACACCAGctgatttcacagaatcacagaataccaagggttggaagggacctcgaaagatcatctagtccaacccccctgcaagaacagggtaacctagagtacatcacacaggaacttgtccaggcaggccttgaatatctccaacgtatgagactccacagcccccctgggcaacctgttccagtgctctgtcactcttacagtaaagaagttcttcctgatgttaacgtggaacctcctatgctccagtttacacccattgtcccttgttctatcactggatatcactgaaaaaagcttagctccatcatcctgacacccaccctttacatatttgtaaacactgatgaggtcacccctcagtctcctccaagctaaagagacccagctccctcagcctctcctcataagggaggtgttccactcccttcatcatctttgtggctctgtgctggactctttcaagcaattccctgttcttcttgaactgaggggcccagaactggatgcaatattccagatgcagcctcaccaaggcagagtagagggggaggagaacctctcttgccctactaaccacaccctttctaatgcaccctaggatgccatttgcagACTCTCTGCTAGGTACTGGAGGagaattttcctttcctctggaGCCCTTTATCCAATATCCCTTTATCTACAATATCCCTTTCTTCAGCACTGCTAAATCTGCTTAAGTGACTAAGCAGGGCTCACTGCTTAGGGAGCTACTTTAATAAGAGGCATCTTCAAGGGGTAACAGACACAAATCACAGAAGTAAACAAAAGAAGATGGATGGTAGGTGTCTTAGTCAGAATTACTAGCTAGGTTGCaattataaatagaaaaatatactCTAGAGTCTTTCCTGAGACATGCTTAACAGATatctttttctcatttgcaaTGTAATGTAACATGCACACAaacagatttaaagaaaatgtactgtattggttttgttttaaaaggcaCGTACTTGTGAACAACTGAGCAATCTTGTCCGATTGTGAACTTGATTATTAACATAGGGTGTACTTCCATCCTTCACCACTCCAAGTACTTTGACTGTCATAGTAACATTCTTTTTGAGGGATACTGTaactaaaagagaaaacattaagCTATTGCTAAgtgcagaaatgaaaattcagagttccaaatacagtttaaaacaCATACTGATACCCAAAGATTACTCAAAGTTATTAAGTTATACTTTACCAGAGTAGAGGCCCAGTATAttaacaaaaacccacaaaactttttcctttatataCTTGGGCAGTAAGTCACAGATGCCCTGTACTGAATCTTGACAGATTTGAACAATTACTAATACTGTATTTCTCACATATTTACAGGGAAGCtttatagaaagaaataatatcaTTACAATCTACACATCTAATTCCCTCCAAAATTAAAGAAGAGTCACAGATTCTCTAGATACTATTGCTTTCACATAAATAAGAAACAAACTAACCCATGTACCTATTGCTTCCAGTTCCCAAGATCAGTGCTGTCCATGTCTTTActggggcagggggaagaaaatgTATCAGAGGAAAAACCCACCAACCAGAAAGCAACAGGATCACTTATGTGACAGATGAAATTGAAGATACAATATACAGTATACAGGTTACTATAGCAGTTTCCTGAGAATTGGGTAAGATTCTCACCATCAGGCTGATCCAACTCAACTACGCAGGTTAGCCACAGCTGCTGGTTGTAAGTAGACAGTGGTGGTGAACTCAAATTAAATGGcttcagctgtaaaaaaaatccacctgGTTAGCACCATCCATTATTCTGTTACATCGTATATCTGTAGTTACAATGAGCAAAGACATGTTCATTATGTTTGTGACACTGTATCTGGGGAGAGATATAATATGTGCTGTTCTGTGGACAGTACAATAAGCAGCTCAAATAAAAGTCTTACAGAGAAGTAGCTTAAACAGCACATGTATTTTGCACA
This window of the Melopsittacus undulatus isolate bMelUnd1 chromosome 3, bMelUnd1.mat.Z, whole genome shotgun sequence genome carries:
- the TMEM181 gene encoding transmembrane protein 181 isoform X2, whose product is MEPLAPMRLYTLSKRHFVLVFVVFFVCFGLTVFIGIAGPNVIETSVARTDLNNSLKLKPFNLSSPPLSTYNQQLWLTCVVELDQPDVTVSLKKNVTMTVKVLGVVKDGSTPYVNNQVHNRTRLLSCSQKCSEIIVAHLGYLNYTQYNIFVSFEDLNKLTYIQNITFTWKTYNPTFSQVEIWFRFVFVVLTFMVTCLFAHSLRKFSMRDWGIEQKWMSILLPLLLLYNDPFFPLSFLVNSWFPGMLDDLFQSLFLCALLLFWLCVYHGIRVQGERKCLTFYLPKFFIVGLLWLASVTLGIWQTVNEVHDPTYQYRVDTGNFQGMKIFFLVVATTYVLYLLFLIVRACSELRNMPYVDLRLKFLTALTFVVLVISIVILYLRFGAQVLQDNFVAELSTHYQNSAEFLSFYGLLNFYLYTLAFVYSPSKNALYESQLKDNPAFSMLNDSDDDVIYGSDYEEMPLQNGQAIRAKYKEESDSD